The segment TACACCAGTACTAGGCTGATCCTGGCAACCAAAAATCCGCTTTACATCCTCCGGTTTTACCGAATCCTCCCACTGTTCTGCCCAAGACCGTACCAATCCTTTTACCGACGAACCGGGTAAATAAGCGGTGCCCAATGTCGGGTGCCAGGCAAATCCGTTTTCCACAGGATGGGAACGTCCCAATCCGGTGACAAACCGACCTTCGGTCTTCGTGTAAAGCAGCATTCCAGAGCCGCGGAGCACCATGGATTTCATTCGCTCCACCAGCTCACGGATCCCAGCTTGATCTCCAGTTTCTCCGATGACGCTCTCAATCCAGCGGGATTTATCTGTTCCTAAAGTCCAGGCACCATCTTGCTGACTCCAGACATTGCAAAATTTCTCATACCACAGACCGGTATGACTATTTGGCGGGCGAAAACCGGGAACAAAATCGTTTCGGTACAGAGGAAGGAGCCCTGTTTGTTTATCCATTCCCGTTTTCACCCACCGTTTCCGGCTGTTTTAAATAAGCGACTGCCAATTTTTTATGCCACTCCAGCAAAGCCATCGTCTCTGCCCGCGCCTGGAGATATGTAGAGCGATCTCCAGCGATCAAAGCTTTCAGCAGATCCTCCGCCTTTGCATAGGGAGCTCGGGGATCCTCCCGGCACAACCAATCCTGTATATCCCGATAGAGAAGGTAGTGGGGATCTGTCTTTTCATTCTCGGAACCCGCTGCCGCTGCTCGTAGCTGAGCCAAGGCTTGTCCAAGGCCATTGCTGAGGATCGCTGCAGGCAGACGTTCCGTGTAATTGGCGTAGGAATCAGCTTCTTCCTCAGAAAAATCTTGCTCCATCTGCTTCACCTTGGTGAGAGAAAATTGGGCCCGCTCGAGATCAAGCATCCGCTTTTGGTTTGACATCATGAATCCCCCCTCAATCCAGCATCGACAGGACACACCAGCCCTGACCGATAGTTTCATTTCCCCCGATCTGCAGATAAGAAGGAGCTTGAAGTTTTCTGTGCAAGGAATTCAACCTTTCCTCCTGTCCAGGGCGGGCCATCAACAAGCTGTAAAACAGGGTGTCCGGAGGTAAGGTCTCCTCATACCACAAACTTTTACTTCGCTTGTTCTCATCCAGTGAATTGCGCGCCTGTACGGAAAGTCCGAATTGAGCAAAGTGGGAAAAATCATCGTTATGAAGAACTACCAATTGAGAGCTTAGACGATTCTTCACGGATTCATGAGCAATCAGTGGCTTGATCCCTTCTGCTATATCTTCCACTTTCTCCGACTCCGACCTTTTAAAAGAGAGCTCCTCCAGGAAGAGGAACTCTTCCCCCTCTCCTCCCCCTTTTTTCTCCTTAGCTACGATCACTTCTCCCGATTGGGGTTCCAGCGTCACATGGAGCCCCTCTTTACCGATCATCTGTAAATCCCGTGTTAATCGTTCCAATATATACGGACA is part of the Kroppenstedtia eburnea genome and harbors:
- the cmr4 gene encoding type III-B CRISPR module RAMP protein Cmr4, whose product is MKSLMMGMLAETSLHPGSGQTTGVIDLPVAREATTQYPVIVGSSLKGALRDKAKLEKWEEITQIFGSTDGAGGIAVADGRLLLLPIRSLSGHYRWITCPYILERLTRDLQMIGKEGLHVTLEPQSGEVIVAKEKKGGGEGEEFLFLEELSFKRSESEKVEDIAEGIKPLIAHESVKNRLSSQLVVLHNDDFSHFAQFGLSVQARNSLDENKRSKSLWYEETLPPDTLFYSLLMARPGQEERLNSLHRKLQAPSYLQIGGNETIGQGWCVLSMLD
- the cmr5 gene encoding type III-B CRISPR module-associated protein Cmr5 — encoded protein: MSNQKRMLDLERAQFSLTKVKQMEQDFSEEEADSYANYTERLPAAILSNGLGQALAQLRAAAAGSENEKTDPHYLLYRDIQDWLCREDPRAPYAKAEDLLKALIAGDRSTYLQARAETMALLEWHKKLAVAYLKQPETVGENGNG